CGGACTGCTCTGGCTGGGCTGGAATCTGTTCACTCCCTTAAAAGTGTTGGTGGAAAAAACTAATCCCCGCTTCCCGATTGGAGAAGTGGAAACAACACTATTCAAGCCAATTTATGTGTTCACAGCAACGTTGTCGCTGCTGAGCTTGCTCGGCAGTCAGGAGAATTTAGCAAGAATTGGGATCGCCAATCTCTTCGAAGTTGAGATTACTCTCGGCAAATTGTATACGGCCATTGTGGCGATCTACCTGATCGTCACCATTGCATCCAGGCCAGCAGCACTAATGGCTTGGATGAGCGGTGTGATCTTCGGGGTGCAGAAACGCAATCAGCGCGGGCTGGAGTTGTTATTTCGCTACAGCGTAATCGGCATCGGCATCATCGGCGTGGCTTATTACATCGGCATCAACGGCAACGCCTTTATTGCAATCGCCGGTGGTTTGTCAGTGGGGATTGGTTTTGGCACCAAGGAAATCATCTCCAATTTCATCAGCAGCATCTGGCTGCTATTCGAAGGATCAGTCCGGCCTGGGGAGATCCTGATGATCAACGGTGATCCCTGCACCGTTCGCAAACTTGGTTTGCGCGCCACACAGTTGAAGCGAGGTCGTGATGGAGCCGAACTACTGATTCCCAATCAGAACTTTTTCACCCAGGAGGCCGCGTCTTACACAGCGACAGAAACCTCTAGACGCGACAGCGTGGTGGTGGGTGCTGCCTATCGACACGACCCCGACAAAATTATCGACATCCTGCTGGAGATCGCGGCAGACCATTCCAAGGTGAAGAAGTATCCGCCTGCAGCGGCATTTGTCACTGAATTTGCGGAATCCTCAATCAACTACAAGATGTTGTTCTGGGTGGCAAATCCTCTCGACGCCTTCAACGTGGGCAGTGATCTACGTCGTGCAATCTGGAAACGATTCGAGAAAGAGAACATCAGCATTCCCTTTCCTCAACGTCAGATCTATTCGATGGAGTGGCCTCCCAAAACGCAACAAAGCCTCAGGCCACAGTTGCAAGCTGAGCAGTCAATTGATCACGAACCATCAGACGGCGTGAGCTAAGTTCGCCACTGCGACACACGAGTCTCATGCCAGAGCCTCAACCAGCCGTGAGCTTCCACTTGCAATTCCTTCAGACCAACACTGGATTACTGGTGGGCACGCTGGCGCTTCTGGGTGCCTGGCTCCTGCTACAGCTGCTCAGCCGCCATGGACGCAACATAGGCAGCCAACTTGCAGCAGCAGTCCGTCGACCATTGCTGTTTGGGCTTGGCGTGTCGCTCTATGCCAGCTGGATCATCCATCAGGTCAACCAGGAACTTGAGCTAGGGCTGGTCGCTCAGTCTCAAGTGAACAAGATCTCCACAACACTGGTGATCGCCAGCATCACCTGGGCCCTGATGAATATCGGCCAGACCGTGCTGCGCTCTGCCTCGATGAGGCGATGGATTCAAATCGAGGATCAGCAGGATGAAGCCATGCTGATCAATGTGATGAGCAGGCTCTACACCATTACTGTTCTGCTGATTACCGTTGCGGCCCTGATGGTGAACTTCGGGGTTCCCTCAGCCGCAATTGCCACGATGCTCGGAGGCGCCGGCATCGGCTTCTCATTCGCAACACAGCAGATCAGCCAAAACTTCCTCTCAGGCTTCATGCTGTTTTTCAACCGCCCTTTTCGAGAAGGCGACTGGATCAACGCGAACGATCTGGAAGGGACCGTCGAAAATATTGGCTGGTATTACACGCGAATTCGCACCTTTGACCGACGACCTTTATTCATACCGAATTCAGTATTCGCAACAAATCCGATCCAAAATCCCGGTGAAATGTATAACCGCAGAATTCGCGCCAATATCAGCTTGCGCTATGAAGATCTAGACAAAATTGATGGCATCACGAAAGAAGTACGCCAGCGCCTTCAGCAACATCCAGACATTGATCAAAGTCAGATTATTCTTGTCAACTTCAACGAATGGGATGCGTCATCGATCAACATGATGGTTTACTGCTTCACCAAAACAACAGTATGGAAAGACTGGCTAGACATCCAACAATCGATTTTCCTTGAGATCGCTGGAATTGTTCAACGCAGTGGCGCTGATTTTGCCTTTGATTGCACCACACTATATCCTGCTCCAAATATCGCTCCAAATGCAA
Above is a window of Synechococcus sp. BIOS-U3-1 DNA encoding:
- a CDS encoding mechanosensitive ion channel family protein — encoded protein: MMSTFSNPLITVAPGDILVEMLSWLSFVERWPVLIQLILVLIVLLIARTRSILLRRNRHLQRLLNRAGLHQRFPDSIRVLLGPALLLLLAGVFAVVQVPYGLLRYFGLLWLGWNLFTPLKVLVEKTNPRFPIGEVETTLFKPIYVFTATLSLLSLLGSQENLARIGIANLFEVEITLGKLYTAIVAIYLIVTIASRPAALMAWMSGVIFGVQKRNQRGLELLFRYSVIGIGIIGVAYYIGINGNAFIAIAGGLSVGIGFGTKEIISNFISSIWLLFEGSVRPGEILMINGDPCTVRKLGLRATQLKRGRDGAELLIPNQNFFTQEAASYTATETSRRDSVVVGAAYRHDPDKIIDILLEIAADHSKVKKYPPAAAFVTEFAESSINYKMLFWVANPLDAFNVGSDLRRAIWKRFEKENISIPFPQRQIYSMEWPPKTQQSLRPQLQAEQSIDHEPSDGVS
- a CDS encoding mechanosensitive ion channel family protein; its protein translation is MLFGLGVSLYASWIIHQVNQELELGLVAQSQVNKISTTLVIASITWALMNIGQTVLRSASMRRWIQIEDQQDEAMLINVMSRLYTITVLLITVAALMVNFGVPSAAIATMLGGAGIGFSFATQQISQNFLSGFMLFFNRPFREGDWINANDLEGTVENIGWYYTRIRTFDRRPLFIPNSVFATNPIQNPGEMYNRRIRANISLRYEDLDKIDGITKEVRQRLQQHPDIDQSQIILVNFNEWDASSINMMVYCFTKTTVWKDWLDIQQSIFLEIAGIVQRSGADFAFDCTTLYPAPNIAPNAINTALGRQE